The Lewinellaceae bacterium genome has a segment encoding these proteins:
- a CDS encoding helix-turn-helix transcriptional regulator, whose translation MQIYREITPLQDPDVYVILDSVNNDFDYPIHNHPEFELNLVMGCSGTRIVGDSTEMYYLQDLVLIGPYLFHKWDIDKSQEFNQHRVITIQFKMDLFNSDFFRKSLFSKIRKLLQDASRAIKFHGNTFNRAAEMMIGLTENTGFSRMVQFLELLDLLSSSRETTFLASEGFSPHAIPSKGNRIQIAYGYILRNFHKKTVRIEDVAQLLNMSISAFSHFFKKYTNKSFSQFLIDVRIGHACKLLLETDEDVRQVCYNSGFNNVANFNRLFKKYRSCTPLEFRRRDLEKGAFDWTKQVTPGQFIPSENIKNRVLWPSDFSTTRVMHV comes from the coding sequence ATGCAGATTTACAGAGAAATTACTCCTTTGCAGGATCCTGACGTTTATGTTATTCTAGATTCCGTTAACAATGATTTTGATTATCCCATCCATAACCATCCCGAATTTGAACTCAATTTGGTGATGGGGTGCTCCGGGACAAGAATAGTCGGGGATTCCACCGAAATGTATTATTTACAGGATCTGGTGCTGATAGGGCCCTATCTTTTCCATAAGTGGGATATTGATAAATCCCAGGAATTTAACCAACATCGGGTGATTACCATTCAGTTCAAAATGGATCTGTTTAATTCGGATTTTTTTCGGAAAAGTTTGTTTTCAAAAATCAGAAAGTTATTACAGGATGCTTCAAGGGCCATAAAATTTCATGGCAATACTTTCAATAGAGCTGCGGAAATGATGATAGGGTTGACAGAGAATACCGGATTTTCAAGGATGGTGCAATTCCTGGAGTTATTGGATTTGTTATCGAGTTCACGGGAGACGACCTTTCTGGCGAGTGAAGGATTCAGCCCTCATGCTATCCCTTCAAAGGGTAACAGGATTCAAATTGCTTATGGATATATTCTAAGAAATTTTCATAAAAAAACAGTTAGAATAGAAGACGTTGCCCAGCTGTTGAATATGAGTATTTCTGCTTTTAGCCATTTTTTCAAAAAATACACCAACAAAAGTTTTAGCCAGTTTTTAATAGATGTCCGGATCGGCCATGCCTGTAAGCTTTTGCTGGAAACCGATGAAGATGTACGACAGGTTTGTTATAATTCGGGGTTTAACAATGTGGCCAACTTCAATCGCCTGTTCAAAAAATACCGGTCCTGTACTCCCCTTGAATTTCGCCGCCGTGACCTGGAAAAGGGTGCTTTTGACTGGACAAAGCAAGTCACCCCGGGACAGTTCATCCCCTCAGAAAATATCAAAAACCGTGTGCTGTGGCCCTCGGATTTCAGTACGACCAGAGTTATGCATGTATGA
- a CDS encoding sigma-70 family RNA polymerase sigma factor, whose protein sequence is MTEQQLIAAVKNGKRKAQKLLFDRYSPQMLGVAKRYVKVTEDAEDVLVSAFFKVMTNLEQFQGTGSFEGWIRRIVVNEALMLLRKRHNFNLTLEAENFDIQTDMTVEEDLAAQDLLQFLEQLPDGYRTVFNLYVLEGFKHREIADQLGISINTSKSQLILAKKRLKDILEKANYMRYG, encoded by the coding sequence TTGACCGAGCAACAACTCATAGCAGCCGTTAAAAATGGGAAAAGAAAAGCACAAAAGCTGCTTTTCGATCGGTATTCGCCCCAGATGTTAGGTGTAGCTAAAAGGTATGTCAAAGTAACTGAGGATGCAGAGGATGTACTGGTCTCTGCCTTTTTTAAGGTGATGACCAACCTGGAACAATTCCAGGGTACCGGAAGTTTTGAAGGCTGGATACGAAGAATCGTAGTCAACGAGGCGTTAATGTTGCTGCGAAAAAGGCATAATTTCAATTTAACCCTTGAGGCCGAAAACTTTGATATCCAGACGGATATGACGGTCGAAGAAGATTTGGCTGCTCAGGATTTACTGCAATTTCTCGAACAATTACCCGATGGGTACCGAACTGTTTTCAACCTGTATGTACTGGAAGGGTTCAAACACCGGGAAATCGCCGATCAGTTGGGGATCAGCATCAATACTTCCAAATCTCAATTGATCCTGGCTAAAAAAAGGTTAAAGGATATTTTAGAAAAAGCCAATTATATGAGATACGGCTGA
- the lysA gene encoding diaminopimelate decarboxylase: MEIVNNRYQLSGGVDPLELAAQYGTPLYVYDSAIMKKKYDDFRKAFDVADLRINYACKALTNISVLKLFNKWGSGLDTVSIGEVKLGLKAGFTPEKIFFTPNGVGLDEFEEAVKLGVSITIDNISILEQFGQIHPEVPVCIRINPHIMAGYDHKTSVGHIDSKFGISFHQMPHVRRVVQNTGTKVIGLHMHTGSDILDPEVFLRGAEILFNIAHDFPDLKFLDFGSGFKVKYKEGDIHTDIAEIGAKISERFNEFCRENGRQLGLIFEPGKYLVSEAGFFLASVNVIKQTLSSVFAGLNTGLNHLIRPMFYEAHHDIINISNPEGTPRFYTVVGYICETDTFGVNRRINTIQEGDVLCFKNAGAYCYTMSSNYNSRLRPPEILVHEGKHYLIRERESFEDLLKGQHVIEI; this comes from the coding sequence ATGGAAATAGTAAACAACCGCTACCAATTGAGTGGGGGAGTAGATCCTCTGGAATTGGCTGCACAATACGGAACGCCTCTTTATGTTTATGACAGTGCCATCATGAAAAAAAAGTATGATGACTTTCGTAAGGCTTTTGATGTGGCTGATCTGAGAATAAATTATGCGTGTAAAGCGCTGACCAATATAAGTGTGCTTAAATTATTTAATAAATGGGGTAGTGGACTGGATACGGTTTCGATTGGAGAAGTTAAATTAGGATTAAAGGCAGGGTTCACCCCGGAAAAGATCTTTTTTACGCCAAATGGCGTGGGGCTGGACGAATTTGAAGAAGCGGTAAAACTCGGTGTTTCCATTACCATCGATAATATCTCCATCCTCGAACAATTTGGGCAGATTCACCCGGAAGTTCCTGTTTGTATCCGAATAAACCCCCATATTATGGCCGGCTATGACCATAAAACCTCAGTGGGACACATCGATTCGAAATTCGGGATCTCATTTCACCAGATGCCTCATGTCAGGCGTGTGGTCCAAAACACCGGAACAAAAGTTATCGGATTGCACATGCATACAGGGTCGGATATTCTTGATCCTGAAGTATTCCTTCGCGGGGCTGAAATTTTGTTCAACATTGCTCATGATTTCCCGGATCTGAAATTTCTCGACTTCGGCAGCGGTTTTAAAGTAAAATATAAAGAAGGAGACATCCATACCGATATCGCCGAGATAGGCGCCAAAATCTCTGAACGTTTTAATGAATTTTGCAGGGAGAACGGTCGCCAGTTGGGGCTGATTTTCGAACCGGGAAAGTACCTGGTCAGTGAAGCCGGATTTTTCCTGGCATCGGTAAATGTGATCAAGCAAACACTTTCCTCTGTATTTGCAGGGCTGAACACAGGATTGAACCACCTCATTCGTCCCATGTTTTACGAAGCCCACCACGATATTATCAATATTTCGAATCCTGAAGGAACCCCGAGGTTTTATACGGTTGTAGGTTATATTTGTGAAACGGACACTTTTGGAGTAAACAGAAGGATCAATACCATACAGGAAGGTGATGTGTTGTGTTTTAAAAACGCAGGGGCCTATTGTTATACCATGTCGTCCAATTACAACTCACGACTCAGACCTCCGGAAATTTTGGTTCATGAAGGAAAACATTACCTGATCAGGGAGAGGGAATCTTTTGAAGATTTGTTGAAAGGTCAGCATGTTATTGAAATTTAG